CCTGCAGCCAAGCTCGAGGAGGCGGTCGGGCTGGCGCGGGCGATCGACCTCGAGGTGGCCCATGGCGAGGTAGTGAAGCTCTTGGCGCCCAGACCCGGCACGCTCTTCGGCATGGGACAGGTCGAGCGCTACAAGGAGCTGATCCTGGCCGAGGAGGTCGGCGTTGCCGTCGTCGACGCGACCGTGAGCCCGGTGCAGCAACGCAACCTCGAGCGCGCCTGGAAGTGCAAGGTCATCGACCGCACCGGCCTCATCCTGGAGATCTTCGGCGCCCGTGCCCGCACCCATGAAGGCGGCTTGCAGGTGGAGCTGGCGCATCTGACCTACCAGCGCTCCCGGCTGGTCAGATCCTGGACCCACCTCGAGCGGCAACGCGGCGGCTTCGGCTTCCTGGGCGGCCCGGGCGAGAGCCAGCTCGAAATCGACCGCCGGCTCATCGGCGAGCGCATCGTCAAGCTGAAGCGCGAGCTCGAAGAGGTGAAGCGCACGCGCGGCCTGCATCGCAAGGCCAGGCGGCGCGTGCCCTATCCCGTCGTGGCTTTGGTCGGCTACACCAATGCCGGCAAGTCGACGCTGTTCAATCGCCTGACCCGCTCGGCGGTCATGGCCAAGGATCTCTTGTTCGCGACCCTCGATCCGACCATGCGCCGGGTCGATCTCGCGTCCGGCCGCTCGATCATCCTCTCCGACACCGTCGGGTTCATTTCCAGTCTCCCGACCCATCTGGTTGCCGCCTTCCGGGCCACCTTGGAAGAGGTGACGGAAGCGGACATCATCTTGCACGTCCGCGACGTCTCGCATCCGGAGACGATCGCGCAAAAAGCCGATGTCGAAGCGGTGCTACGCGAGCTCGGTCTGGAACAGCGGGTCGAAAACGGGCTGGTCGAGGCCTTGAACAAGATCGATCGGCTTGACGGGGAGGGGCGTGCGGCGGTCATGAACGAAGCCCGGCGCGCACCGCATTTCATCCCGGTTTCGGCGACGACCGGGGAGGGGATCGACCGGCTCTTGGCCGAGATCGATCGCCTGCTGGCCCTGCAGCGCCGGGTGGCCGAGGTCGATGTCGATCTCGCCGATGGCGCCTCGCTCGCCTGGCTCTACCGGCATGGGCAGGTGCTGAACCGCACCGATGGCGAGACCAGAGCGCATCTGACGGTGGGGATGGCTCCGGCCGATTGGCAGCGCTTTGAGAAGCGCCGCGCGGATGAAACCTCCCAGCCTCGTTGACAGGTTCTCTTTACGTTGAATAGGGTTGCGGTCGATCGGTCCGTCGGGTCCCGACGGAGTTCGATCGGACCGTCCGAAACCGCTGCTGCTGGAGATGTCATCGATGAAGATCAAACCGTTGCATGACCGCGTCGTCATCAAGCCGGCCGAGGGGGAGAGCAAGACCAGGGGCGGCATCATCATTCCCGACACCGCCAAGGAAAAGCCGGTCGAGGGCAAGGTGATCGCGGTCGGGCCCGGCGCACGGGACACCAATGGCAGGCTCGTCCCGCCCGGCGTGAAGACCGGCGATACCGTTCTCTACGGCAAGTGGTCCGGCACCGAGGTTAAGGTCGGGGGCGAAGACCTGGTCATCATGAAGGAGAGCGACATCATGGGAATCGTGGGCTGACGCCCGCTTTGTCCCAAGGATCCCAAGGGCCGCCAATTCGCGGCCCTTCGATTTTGAGAGAGCCTGCATGCCTCGGACCCTGCTCATGAGCGTCAATATCGATGCCGTGAGTCGTCTCATCCGGGACGTCGCCGCTACCGAGATCATGCCCAGGTTCGACCGGCTTGCGGCCGGCGAGATCGAGGAAAAGGGGCCGGGCGACCTGGTGACGGTCGCCGACCGGGCGGCCGAGCTGCGTCTCGGCCCCGCCTTGGCAGAGCTCCTGCCAGGTTCGGTCGTGGTGGGCGAGGAGGCGGCGGCGAGCGATCCCGGCATCCTCGCCCGTCTCTCCGGGGAGGCGCCGGTCTGGGTCATCGATCCCGTCGACGGCACCGCCAATTTCGCCGCCGGCATTCCGCTCTTCGGGGTCATGGTCGGGCTCATCCGTCGCGGGAGCGTCGTCGCCGGCTGGATCTGGGATGCGCCCGGCCAACGCATGGCGATCGCCGAGGCGGGGGCGGGGGCCCGGCTGAACGGCCGTCGGCTCGAAGTGGCGCCCGCACGCGAGCCTGAACGTATGAGCGGCATTCTCACCTTCCGCACCGGAGAGCGGACGCTGGCGGAGACCGTTGCGCGCAACACGCCCAAAGTCGCCTCGCATCTGAGCCTGCGCTGTGTCGCCCACGAATATCTGCTTCTGGCCGAGGGCCGCATCCACTTCGCCCATTACAACCGCACCTTCCCTTGGGACCATGCGCCGGGCTGGCTCTTGCACAAGGAGGCGGGCGGCTTCGGCCGTCGCCTCGATGGCAGCCCCTATGATCCGGCGGTGATCCACGGCCCGATCCTGTTCGCGCCCGACCCGGAGAGCTGGCAGAGGCTGAAGGCGACCCTGTTCGCGACCTAACCCGCCGTTGCCCGTGACGGCGACGGCGGCTATAGCTCTAGCCCGCCATCACAAATCCGCACAGCCGAGGAGTTCCCATGTCCGAGCAGGCCACGACCACCAAGCCGCGTTCCCTGGCGTTTCTGGGCCTGGGCGTCATGGGCTTTCCCATGGCGGGGCATCTGGCTTCCGCCGGCCACCGGGTGACCGTCTACAACCGCACCGCCGCCAAGGCGAAGGAGTGGGTGAAGAAATACGGCGGCAAGACCGCGGCCACGCCCGCCGCGGCCGCGAAGGGTGCGGAGATCGTGCTGGCCTGCGTCGGCAATGATGATGATCTCCGCAGCATCGTCTATGGCGAGAATGGCGCCTTCGCCGGCATGGCGAAGGGGGCCATCTTCGTCGACCACACCACCGCCTCGGCCGAGGTCGCCCGCGAGCTGGAGGCGGCTGCCGGCAAGAAGGGGGTGGGCTTCCTCGATGCCCCTGTCTCCGGCGGTCAGGCCGGTGCGGTCAACGGCAAGCTCACCATCATGGTCGGCGGCAAGCCGGCGACCTTCAAGAATGCCGAGGCGGTGATGGCGCATTACGCCCGCGCGGTCACCCTCATGGGCCCGGCCGGCGCCGGGCAGCTCACCAAGATGGTGAACCAGATCTGCATTGCCGGCGTCGTGCAGGGCCTGGCCGAAGGATTGAACTTCGCCGCGCGGGCCGGGCTCGACGGCAAGCGGGTGGTGGACGTGATCTCCAAGGGGGCGGCGCAGAGCTGGCAGATGGAGAACCGCGGCTACACCATGCTCGAAGGCAAGTTCGAATTCGGCTTTGCGGTGAACTGGATGCGCAAGGACCTCGGCATCTGCATCGCCGAGGCCAACCGCAACGGAGCGCTCTTGCCGATGACCGCCCTCGTCGACCAGTTCTATAACCATGTGCAGCGGCGCGGCGGCGGGCGCTGGGATACCTCCAGCCTCATCCAACTCTTGGCCAATATCTGAGGAGCTTCGTTCGCACCATGCGAATGGCAGAGGCACGGGCAGGGGAAGCCGAGACCGGCGTCTTCGAGCGCATCGTGGCCCTCCTGGACTCCGGCCGCGCTCTTTACCGGGTGATCGAGCACCCACCTGAAGGACGCTCGGAGCACATCAGCCGGATCCGCGGCAATTTGCCCTCGCAGGCGGCGAAAGCGATGGTGGTTGCGGTCAAGACCCGGGAAGGTCGGCGCTTCGCCTTGGCGATCCTGCCGGGCAATCGCCGGGTCGACTTCGGCGCGATCGCCCGGCAATTCGGCGGCACGAAGGCTTCCTTCGCGGCACCCGAGGAGGCGCGGCGCCTCACCGGATGCGACATGGGAGCCGTGCCGCCTTTCAGTTTTTCTGCGGAGCTCCCGGTCCTGGTCGACCCGAAGCTGCTCGAGCACAATGAGATCGCCTTTAATGCCGGGCGCCTCGATCGCTCGATGTTTCTCGCCACACGCTCCTATCTCGAGATCGTAAAGCCCGCGGTCGCGGAGATCGCCCTGCCGGAGACGACGGAAGCCAAGACGTAAGGTCGGGATCGGCACTTACGCGTTTCTATTCGCCCGCCTTTCGTCGCGCTTCACCGCCTCCCAGAGGGCTTCCATCTCGGCCAGGCTGGCCTCCTTGGGGCTGCGCTTCGAGGCCGCCAGGCGAGCCTCGATGCTCCTGAAGCGCCGCTCGAATTTACCGTTGCAACGCCTTAAGGCAGCTTCGGAATCGACCTGCAGATGCCGCGCCAGGTTGACCACGGCAAAGAGCAGATCGCCGATCTCATCCTCCAGGCGATCCGGATCTCCTTCGGGGAGCTCGGCGCGCAGCTCCGCGATCTCTTCCTCGATCTTGTCGACAACCTGGTTTGCCTCAGGCCAATCGAAGCCGACGCGGCCGGCGCGACGCTGCAGCTTGTCGGCGCGAACCAAGGCCGGCATGGCGAGGCCGACGCCGGCCAGCGCACTCATGTCCGCATCCTTATCCTTGCCTTTGGCGGTGCGCTCTTCGGCTTTCTGCGCCTCCCAGGACGCGGTTTGGGCTTCGGCGCCGGCGACCTTAGCGTCGGCGAACACGTGCGGGTGGCGCCGGACCATCTTGTCGGCGATGCCGCTGGCCACCTCGCCAAAGTCGAACTGCCCGGCCTCGCGCGCCATCTGTGCATGGAAGACGACTTGGAGCAGGAGATCGCCCAGCTCGTCCTTGAGATCGCCGACGTCGCCGCGCTCGATCGCATCGGCAACCTCGTAGGCTTCTTCGATGGTATAGGGCGCGATGGTCTTGAAGGTCTGCTCCAAATCCCAGGGACAGCCGCCCTTGGGATCGCGGAGTTTCGCCATGATCTGCAGAAGACGGTCGAGCTGGTCGGTCATGGGCTCACTCGAGTGACGGGCAAGGGAGGGCGGCGAGGGTAGCCGAGCCGAGCGGATCCGACCAAAGCGGATCCGTCCATTTATCGCATAATGTATATTATGGAAAATTCATTCGCGATGTTTGACTTGACATACCCAGACACCTCAGTTAGTGTTGCGCCATAAGGAGTTTCCGCCATGGCGCCCATTCTTTCTGCCGCTCGTTTCCACACTGAAGAAGCCGCTTTCGAATACGTCGAGGCGCTTCTTTGGCCTACCGGCCCTGTGTGCCCGCATTGCGGCAACGCCGATGCGGCGCGGATTGGGCGCCTCCAGGGCAAGACTACCCGTCCGGGCCTGCGGAAGTGCTACGAGTGCCGGAAGCCTTTCACCGTGCGCATGGGAACCGTCTTCGAGAGCAGCCACGCCCCCTTGCGGACCTGGCTCCAGGCCATGCACCTTCTGTGCTCGTCCAAGAAGGGCATTTCGACCCGCCAGCTTCACCGAACCTTGGGCGTGAGCCTGAAGACCGCCTGGTTCATGGGCCACCGCATCCGCGAGGCCATGAAGCCCCTCCCCGAGGCTTCCGGCCCGCTCGGGTCCGGCGGCAAGACCGTGGAAGCCGACGAGATGTATCTGACCAACTCGCCCAAGACCCGCAAGCGGGCGGACGGCCAGCGACGGTATATGCAGGTCCTGAGCCTGGTCGAGCGCGATGGCGAAACCCGGTCCATGTTCATCGACCATAGCAACATGACCAGCGTTCGGGCCGGCATCTACCGGCACGTTAGCCCTGAGGCCCGGCTGGTCACCGACGCCGCCGCCTATCACAAGGGTGCGCCGGTGGCGAAGCATGAGAGCGTTGACCACTCCAAGAAGGAATGGGTCCGCGGCGACGTTCACACCAACACCCTCGAAGGCTTCTTTTCGATCTTCAAGCGCGGGATGATCGGCGTTTACCAGCACATGGACGCCAAGCATCTCGACCGCTACCTGGCCGAGTTCGATTTCCGGCAGAACAACCGGGCCAAGCTCGGGGTTGATGACGCGGAGCGGACCCGCCGCGCGATCCAGGGCGCCAAAGGCAAGCGCCTGACCTATCAAACGACTGGTAGCCAAGGGGCCTGATCGACGCTGGCTCATGCGGTACTGGCGCCGCTGGAAAGCGGAGCGGGCGCAGTTGGAATTGCCGTTTGACGATGACGAGCCTATATAGGCGCGCATGGCACGGAAGCCTGCGCCCAAGCCCGATGACCCCGAACAGTCCAAGCGGTTCATAAAGATGGCCCGCGAACTCGGGACGGACGAAAGTCCAGAGGCGTTTGATCGGGTGTTCAAAAAGATTGTTCCCATTAAGGGGACCGCTTCGGTTCTTCGAGCCGCGTCGAAAGGGTCAGGAAAAACCCATGGACGTGGTTGAAGACGTCTAGAGCTTGTCCCTCTTGGTAGTTCTCGCGCGTGTGCATGACGTGGTTGCGCCATGCCTCTCGGAAGTATCTGAACTGAGCCGCCGCCTCTGAATAGAACTTGAGATCGGCCACTTTCTTTTTCGATTTCGTAAGCTGTTCCATGCCTTTAATTTTGGATTCGATCTGGTCGATGATGTTCTTCCAGTTTTCGAGATCCAGCGATGATGGAAAGGATACTTTGAGGGTTCTTGCCAGGGCTCTTAGGCCGATTTCGGCCGCTCGCATGGCGTGAAACACCGTGGCTGTATAACTACCAACAGCCAAACAATCTCCAGACGCCGCTATCTCCTTCGACGCGACCGGAAACTTCGTCTTCAATCCCTCACCCAGTTTCAGGCGGTCCCCAAAAAATTGGGTTCGATGGGGTGGCACGAATAAGAACAGCGTGCTTCGCAGCTCGCCCATCATTGCATCGACAAGGATCTGAAATTCCCGCTCTGTTTGCGGCAGATCATCGAGCCTTTCCACCAACAGCTCGGCAGATGTTTCGAGTCCCAGCTTGCCGCAGATTTTGCTCATTTCTGTGAGGCTGCTTTTTAACGATTCCTTCTCAGACGCAGACAACTCCTCATATTCGGTGATGACCTTTGACCGTGCGGCTTGAGCCAAAGCTCCTAGCCCAACCGGAGCGGGCCCCAGTCCGGCCTGAATGCCGGCCGACTCATCCATCTTAACGGTCGTATTGCTAGCCATGTAAAAGACGGTCATCGCATATTCAATGCGGCGTCCGAGATGGATATATCTGGCGGCATAGTCTCGAAGAAGATCCAAGAGACTCACCAATTGAGAGGGGTGAAACAAACCCACTCAACATACCCCTTGCGGCTGGGTATGGGAAGTCGAACATCGCTAATTCATTGGCGATAACGTAACTGGCTCAGTGACCCACGATATATGGCCGATCAGCCCTTCGGTCCGTACTCGATGACGATCTCGGTGTTGGCGAGGTCTATCTGCGGCCGTGTCCGATAGCTCTTGCCCTGGATCTCGATCTTGTCGTGCTTGACGCCCAAGCGAACATTGAACGATCTGGGAATGACCAAGCCGGTCACCTGCTGGCGGTCGCGTTCAAGATCGGCGATGGCTTTCGTTAGCTGCCCAAGCGCTTGGACCGGCTCGGTGATGCGGAGCGTTCTGGTGGCCACTTCCGTCTCCCTTGGATAACTCTGCGCAACAATGCGGCGTGGGCTTAGCTGCCTCACGCAGGCCGGAATTCCATCATCCGCTCCGGTTCCGCCAGCTCGGCAAAACCGAAGGACCGGTAAAGCTCGTGCGCATCCGTGGTCGACAGAATCCATCGCCGGAGCCCCTGAAGATCCGGATGCGCCATGATGCATTGGATCAGCCATCGGCCGAGCCCGCGCTGGCGCTGTTCCTTGACGATGAACACATCGGCGAGCCAGGCCCTGGTCGCCCGGTCGGTGACCACCCGGGCGAAGCCCACCTGGCTCCCGCCCTCGGCGTAGACCCCGAAGCATAGCGAGCCATCGATGATCCGCTGAACCAGCTCAGGGGATATCGAAGTGATCCAATAGGCCTCGTTCGCCAGGAAACGATGGATCAGTTCCCGGTCGAGCCGGGCCGGATCATCCGACACCTCAGTGCCATCGCTACGGCGCCAGGTTTCGACCATTGCTCTTCAAGCCTCCAGCACCATGCCGTCATAGCCCGGCTCGACCCCGGGCGGCAGCTTCGCCCTCAGCTCCTCGTAGTCGAGCCATTGGCCCATATGGGTCAAGACCGCGCGCCGCGGCTGCACCCGCCGGATCCATTCGAGGGTCTGCGCCAGATGGCTATGGGTCGGATGCGGCTCTTCGCGCACGCAATCGACGATCCAGGTATCGATGCCCGCCAACGCGACATAGGCCGCCTCGTCCAGGCGGTGCACGTCGGTGGAATAAGCGATGCGGCCGAACCTGAGCCCCAGCGTCTCGGAGTAGCCGTGATCCTGGCGGAACGGGACGACAGCGACCGATCCGATCTCGAAGGCCCCGTCGATGACACGGGGAACCAGCACCGGCTTGTAGAAGAAGTCGGTGCCCACCTCTTTGAACACGTAGCCGAAGCGCTGGCGAATGGTCTCGAGGGTCGCTTCGGTCGCCCATATGTCCAAATGCGTCCGCATCATCTGGTTGACGCCGCGGAGATCGTCGATCCCATGCAGGTGATCGGCATGGCCATGGGTGTAAACGACGCCATCCAACCGCCCCACGCCCACCCGCAGGAGCTGCTCGCGGAGATCGGGCGAGGTGTCCACCAGGACCTTGGTGTCGCCCTCCTCCACCAGGATGGACACGCGCAGCCGCCGGTTCTTCGGGTTCTTGGGATCGCAGTTGCCCCACTGGTCGCCCACCAGCGGCACACCGCCAGAGCTGCCGCAGCCCAAGATCGTGACGCGCATGGATCAGCTCGGGACGCGGGCAAATACCCGGAAGAAGTTCTCGGTCGAGGCCTTGGCGAACTCGGCGCTGCCCAGCCCCTTGAGCCCAGCCACCGTCGCGGCGGTGTGCACGACGAAGGCTGGTTCGTTGCGCTGGCCGCGAAGCGGCACCGGCGCCAAATAGGGCGCATCGGTCTCGACCAAGAGGCGATCCAAGGGCACGCCGCGCACCGTGTCCCGGAGATTTTCGGCCTTCTTGAAGGTGACGATGCCGGCAAGTGAGATGTAAAAGCCAAGTTCCACAGCTTTTTCAGCAAGCTCGCGGCCAGAGCTGAAGCAATGCAAGAGGCCGGTGAAGGCTCCCTTCGATTGCTCATCGGCCAAGATGCCGGCGGTCTCGGCGTCGGCGTCGCGGCTGTGCACGATCAGCGGCAAGCCGGTCTCCCGGGCGGCGGCGGCATGGGCGCGGAAGCTGCGCTCCTGGGCATCGCGCGGGCTGTGCTCGTAATAGAAGTCGAGGCCGGTTTCGCCGATGCCGACGACCTTGGGATGGCGGGCGAGAGCGACCAGGCGCGCCGCATCCACCGCCGGCTCGCTCCCGGCTTCATGGGGATGGATGCCGACCGAGCAATAGACCTCCGGAAACCGCTCGGCGATGGCGATGATCCGGTCGAACTCCGTCACCTTGGTCGAGATCGTCACCATGCGCCCGACCCCGGCGGCGCGGGCCCGGGCGATGACCTGGTCGAGCTCGGCGTAGAGTTCGGGGAAGTCCAGATGGCAGTGGCTGTCCACCAGCATCAGCCAGCCCCCTTCCCCTTCGCTTTGGTTTTGACCTCGGCGCTCTTCGGTTCCTCGCCGGCCTCGACATAGCGCGGGAACACTCCTTCAGGCTTCGGCAGGACCGTCCCCGGCACCAGCGCGTGCGCGGGCGTGAGTACTGCGAAGCTGCGCCGATCCTCAGGCACGCCAAGCTGATCCAAGATGCGCGCCGCCGATTCCGGCATGATCGGCTGCACCAGCACCGCCAGGTGCCTGATGGTCTCCGCCAGCACCCACAGCACGGTCGCCATGCGCTCGGGGTGTCTTCCGCAACGCCCAGGGCGCCTGCTCATCGACGTAGCGGTTGGCCGCGCCAACCACCTCCCACTCCGCTTCGAGTGCGCGATGGAAGGCCTGCTCGCGATACTCCGCCTGGAGCCGCGCCAAGAGCCCGCCCGCGGCGTCGAGCAAGGTCCGATCGGAATCGTTGAGCGCGCCCGGGGTCGGCAACCTGCCCTCGCAATTGCGGTTCACCTGGGTCAGCACGCGCTGCACCAGATTGCCGAGATCATTGGCAAGGTCGGTGTTGATCCGCCGGATGAGGGCGGCGTGGCTGAAATTCCCGTCGGCGCCGAAGGGCAGCTCGCGCAACAGAAAATACCGCACGGGATCGCGCCCGAAACGGTTCACCAGATCGCTGGGCACGATGAAGTTGCCCAGCGACTTCGACATTTTCTGCCCTTCATTGGTCCACCAGCCATGGGCGAACACGCGGCGCGGCGGCTCGACCCCGGCGGCCATCAGGAAGGCCGGCCAATAGACGCAGTGGAAGCGGATGATGTCCTTGCCGACCATGTGCAGATCGGCCGGCCAAAACGTCTTGTAGTCGGGTGCCGCGGGATCGGGATAGCCCAAGGCGGCGATGTAGTTGGTGAGCGCGTCGATCCACACATACATCACGTGCTTGGGGTCACCCGGCACCGGGATGCCCCAGGTGAAGCTGGTGCGCGAGACCGAGAGATCCTTGAGGCCGCCGGAGACGAAGCTCACGACCTCGTTGCGACGGGTCCTGGGAGCGATGAAGGCAGGATTCGCTTCGTAGAACTTCAGCAGGCGGTCCTGCCAGGCCGACAGGCGGAAGAAGTAGTTCTCCTCCTCCAGCCATTCCACCGCCGCCCCGGTGGGCGCGTTGCCGTCGATGAGCTCGCTTTCGTCGTAGAAGGCCTCGTCGCGCACCGCATACCAGCCGGAGAAGCGGCCGAGATAGAGGTCGCCCGACTCCACCAAGCGCTGCCAGAGCGCCTGGCAGGCCTTGATGTGCCTGGGCTCGGTGGTGCGGATGAAATCGTCGTTCGAATAGTTCATGAGACCGCAGAGATCGCGGAAATTCTCAGACACCTTGTCGGTGAGCGCCTGCGGATCCATGCCGGATGCGGCCGCCGCCTGCGCCACCTTCTGCCCGTGCTCGTCGGTGCCGGTGAGAAAGCGCACCTGGCAACCATCCAAGCGCATGAAGCGGGCGAGCGCATCGCAGGCGAGCGTCGTGTAGGCATGCCCGATATGCGGCGCGTCGTTCACATAGTAGATCGGGGTCGTGACGTAATAACGCCGCGGGGCGGTCATGGTTTCACTCCGGGGCTGCCACCCCTTCCCTCAAATACCCCCGTCACGAACCCGCTCGCCGATCGCCAATTCATGCCCGTTCGTCTTCCAGCGCCAGGAAGACGTTGAGGATGACCTGCTTGCGGTCGAGATTGATGCTGTCGGTTCGGGCGACGAGGCGCCGGCTGTTGTCCCACAGCTCGAGCCAACGATCAAGGCTGCGGCGCCGGGCGAGCCTTCGCAAGAGCGCCGCCTCCCCGGGCAGGATTTCGCCGACTTCGGCAGCGCCGCCGGCTTCGAGCATCACGCGGCGCAGCAGGGTGAAATACAGCTCGGTCACGGTGGCGAACACATCCTCGGCCCCGGCGCGCGCGGTCTTGTCGGCGAGGCCGTGCAGCGCCTTTACATCCATGCCCGGAATCCGCTCGAGGAGGCCGACGACCGCCCGATAGAGCTCGAGTCCGCCGCCCTCGATGAGCGCCAACGCCCGGCCGATGCTGCCGGCGGCCAGCCGCACCGTGGGCTGGCGCTCGGCCTCGGGCAGATCGGGGGCGTAGCGGGCGAGCAGGCCTTCGACGGCGGACGGCGGCAGCGGCCTTAGCTGGAGGCGGCGACAGCGCGAGCGCACGGTCGCCAGGAGCTGTCCCGAAGCGTGCGAGACCAGGAGAATGAGCGCCTGCGCCGGTGGCTCCTCGAGCACTTTGAGGATGGAGTTCTCGGCGTTGCGGTTCATCTCCTCCGCGCCGTCGACGATGACCACCCGCCAGCCGCCCTGGGAGGGCGTCAGGTGCAGAAATTGCGCGATCTCCCGCGTCTCATCGACGCGAATGACCCGGCGGTCGCGCTTTCGCTTCTCGTCGTATTGGCGCTCCACGACCAGGAGATCGGGGTGGCTGTTGGCCGCAACCAGACGAAAGGTCGAATCCACCTTCGACACGCCGAGACCGGCTGCTTCCATCTGGAACAGCGCGGTTGCGGGCTGGGTTCGCTTCTGCGCCAGCACGAAGCGGGCGAAGCGGTAGGCGAGGGTCGCCTTGCCGATGCCAGGCGGGCCTTCGATGAGCCAGGCGTGCGGCATGCGCCCGCTGCGCCAAGCCTGCAGCAAGCTCTGCTCGGCGCCGTCATGGCCGATCAGGTCAGGATTGTTCCTGGGCTCGGGCGGTCCCGAGGCCGATGCGCCGCGCGCCGTCTGGCTCATGTCAAAGCCAGGCTGAAGGTGCGCGCGACCGCCTCGATCACCCGCCGGTGCACGCCCTCGGCGTCGAGGCAGGCATCGATGACGCGGCAACGCTGAGGCTCCGCCGCGGCGATGGCAAGGAAACCCTGGCGCAGCCGCTCGTGAAAGCGGCGATCCATGCGCTCGAAGCGCGTTTCCTCGCCGCTGCGGGCGAGCGCCCGGCCGAGGCCCACTTCCACCGGCAAATCCAGCACCAGGGTCAGGTCGGGCCTGGTATCGCCGACCGCGAAGCGATGCAGAGCCTCGATCGACGCCAGCTTCACGCCGCGCCCATAGCCTTGATAGGCGGTGGTGGAATCGGTGAAGCGGTCGGAGACGACCCAACGCCCGCTCGCCAGGGCCGGTTCGATGGTGCGAACGACATGGTCGCGGCGCGCCGCCGTCATCAGCAACGCCTCGGTCTCGCCGTCCCAGCGGCCGGTCGCCCCGGAGACGAGGAGTGCCCGGATCGCCTCGGCTCCCGGAGAGCCGCCGGGCTCGCGCGTGGCGATGGCGGCAATCCCCTGGGCGCCCAGCCACTCGGCCAGGCGGTGGACCTGGGTGGTCTTGCCGGCCCCCTCCCCGCCTTCGAAGCTGATGAAACGTGCGCGCATATCTCCCGCAGTCTACAACAGGGGAGACCGCAATCCCGAGGGAAGACCTTCCGGATCTTGGCCGCGGAAACCGCTTGGCGCTACTGCTTGATCGGTGCAGCACCCCAGATCAGATAGGAAACCGCCGCGCCGATGCGCCCGATCGGACCGAGCTTGTCGACTGCGGCGCTGGCGACCAGAGGCAGCTCCCGCCTCTCGATGCCCGGCGCG
The DNA window shown above is from Pseudomonadota bacterium and carries:
- the hflX gene encoding GTPase HflX yields the protein MSGATAERGANNGRASNGRVLVLEPAGRSRGDDPRSPAAKLEEAVGLARAIDLEVAHGEVVKLLAPRPGTLFGMGQVERYKELILAEEVGVAVVDATVSPVQQRNLERAWKCKVIDRTGLILEIFGARARTHEGGLQVELAHLTYQRSRLVRSWTHLERQRGGFGFLGGPGESQLEIDRRLIGERIVKLKRELEEVKRTRGLHRKARRRVPYPVVALVGYTNAGKSTLFNRLTRSAVMAKDLLFATLDPTMRRVDLASGRSIILSDTVGFISSLPTHLVAAFRATLEEVTEADIILHVRDVSHPETIAQKADVEAVLRELGLEQRVENGLVEALNKIDRLDGEGRAAVMNEARRAPHFIPVSATTGEGIDRLLAEIDRLLALQRRVAEVDVDLADGASLAWLYRHGQVLNRTDGETRAHLTVGMAPADWQRFEKRRADETSQPR
- a CDS encoding co-chaperone GroES — translated: MKIKPLHDRVVIKPAEGESKTRGGIIIPDTAKEKPVEGKVIAVGPGARDTNGRLVPPGVKTGDTVLYGKWSGTEVKVGGEDLVIMKESDIMGIVG
- a CDS encoding inositol monophosphatase, giving the protein MSVNIDAVSRLIRDVAATEIMPRFDRLAAGEIEEKGPGDLVTVADRAAELRLGPALAELLPGSVVVGEEAAASDPGILARLSGEAPVWVIDPVDGTANFAAGIPLFGVMVGLIRRGSVVAGWIWDAPGQRMAIAEAGAGARLNGRRLEVAPAREPERMSGILTFRTGERTLAETVARNTPKVASHLSLRCVAHEYLLLAEGRIHFAHYNRTFPWDHAPGWLLHKEAGGFGRRLDGSPYDPAVIHGPILFAPDPESWQRLKATLFAT
- a CDS encoding NAD(P)-dependent oxidoreductase, yielding MSEQATTTKPRSLAFLGLGVMGFPMAGHLASAGHRVTVYNRTAAKAKEWVKKYGGKTAATPAAAAKGAEIVLACVGNDDDLRSIVYGENGAFAGMAKGAIFVDHTTASAEVARELEAAAGKKGVGFLDAPVSGGQAGAVNGKLTIMVGGKPATFKNAEAVMAHYARAVTLMGPAGAGQLTKMVNQICIAGVVQGLAEGLNFAARAGLDGKRVVDVISKGAAQSWQMENRGYTMLEGKFEFGFAVNWMRKDLGICIAEANRNGALLPMTALVDQFYNHVQRRGGGRWDTSSLIQLLANI
- a CDS encoding YbaK/prolyl-tRNA synthetase associated domain-containing protein, translated to MAEARAGEAETGVFERIVALLDSGRALYRVIEHPPEGRSEHISRIRGNLPSQAAKAMVVAVKTREGRRFALAILPGNRRVDFGAIARQFGGTKASFAAPEEARRLTGCDMGAVPPFSFSAELPVLVDPKLLEHNEIAFNAGRLDRSMFLATRSYLEIVKPAVAEIALPETTEAKT
- the mazG gene encoding nucleoside triphosphate pyrophosphohydrolase, giving the protein MTDQLDRLLQIMAKLRDPKGGCPWDLEQTFKTIAPYTIEEAYEVADAIERGDVGDLKDELGDLLLQVVFHAQMAREAGQFDFGEVASGIADKMVRRHPHVFADAKVAGAEAQTASWEAQKAEERTAKGKDKDADMSALAGVGLAMPALVRADKLQRRAGRVGFDWPEANQVVDKIEEEIAELRAELPEGDPDRLEDEIGDLLFAVVNLARHLQVDSEAALRRCNGKFERRFRSIEARLAASKRSPKEASLAEMEALWEAVKRDERRANRNA
- a CDS encoding IS1595 family transposase is translated as MAPILSAARFHTEEAAFEYVEALLWPTGPVCPHCGNADAARIGRLQGKTTRPGLRKCYECRKPFTVRMGTVFESSHAPLRTWLQAMHLLCSSKKGISTRQLHRTLGVSLKTAWFMGHRIREAMKPLPEASGPLGSGGKTVEADEMYLTNSPKTRKRADGQRRYMQVLSLVERDGETRSMFIDHSNMTSVRAGIYRHVSPEARLVTDAAAYHKGAPVAKHESVDHSKKEWVRGDVHTNTLEGFFSIFKRGMIGVYQHMDAKHLDRYLAEFDFRQNNRAKLGVDDAERTRRAIQGAKGKRLTYQTTGSQGA
- a CDS encoding HEPN domain-containing protein, coding for MTVFYMASNTTVKMDESAGIQAGLGPAPVGLGALAQAARSKVITEYEELSASEKESLKSSLTEMSKICGKLGLETSAELLVERLDDLPQTEREFQILVDAMMGELRSTLFLFVPPHRTQFFGDRLKLGEGLKTKFPVASKEIAASGDCLAVGSYTATVFHAMRAAEIGLRALARTLKVSFPSSLDLENWKNIIDQIESKIKGMEQLTKSKKKVADLKFYSEAAAQFRYFREAWRNHVMHTRENYQEGQALDVFNHVHGFFLTLSTRLEEPKRSP
- a CDS encoding GNAT family N-acetyltransferase, giving the protein MVETWRRSDGTEVSDDPARLDRELIHRFLANEAYWITSISPELVQRIIDGSLCFGVYAEGGSQVGFARVVTDRATRAWLADVFIVKEQRQRGLGRWLIQCIMAHPDLQGLRRWILSTTDAHELYRSFGFAELAEPERMMEFRPA